In the genome of Takifugu rubripes chromosome 18, fTakRub1.2, whole genome shotgun sequence, one region contains:
- the ppfia2 gene encoding liprin-alpha-2 isoform X4: protein MMCEVMPTISEDTALSQRGSQSSASDPDSHFEQLMVNMLDERDRLLDTLRETQESLSLAQQHLQDVIYDRDSLQRQLSSALPQEFAALTKELNACREQLLEKEEEISELKAERNNTRLLLEHLECLVSRHERSLRMTVVKRQAQSPSGVSSEVEVLKALKSLFEHHKALDEKVRERLRVSLERVSALEEELTAANQEIVALREQNAHLQRKVASGEGEDDLLEGEAQQKIHGKRLSNGSLEPSHEASQVVELQDLLEKQNYELAQMKERMSSLSSRVSEVEQELETARKDLIKSEEMNNKYQRDIKEAMCQKEDMEERIVTLEKRYLSAQRESTTVHDINDKLENELANKEAFLRQMEEKNRQLQERLELAEQKLQQTMRKAETLPEVEAELAQRIAALTKSDSSSSSSPDDYHFVMEAKLQDMNSILRKAEERHGSIEERMRHLECQLEEKNQELLRARQREKMNEEHNKRLSDTVDRLLTESNERLQLHLKERMAALEEKNLLIQDSEGYRKQYEESIHEKSQLAEEIEKLRSELDQFRLRAGSLTDPTLSRSHLDTSGDLRFSLGSLAETQSDHYRSAKVIRRPRRGRMGLRDAKAKSLGEQEWRSQQLGVLGGHFESDTEMSDIDDDDRETLFSSMDLLSPSGHSDAQTLAMMLQEQLDAINKEIRLIQEEKESTELRAEEIENRVASVSLEGLNLARMHHHGASITASATASSLASSSPPSGHSTPKLDPRSPARDMERMGVMTLPSDLRKHRRKIAAVDEDGREDKATIKCETSPPPTPRTVRMTHTLPASSHNDARGMGASLEAEASTLSSVASSQDSLHKQPKKKGIKSSIGRLFGKKEKGRMAHLAHRHVMLDPQATMMDLDGAGQDMGVSKLGTQAEKDRRLKKNGHELLEEARRKGLPFAQWDGPTVVAWLELWLGMPAWYVAACRANVKSGAIMSALSDTEIQREIGISNPLHRLKLRLAIQEMVSLTSPSAPPTSRTPSGNVWVTHEEMETMAAPSKTKSQSEEGSWAQTLAYGDMNHEWIGNEWLPSLGLPQYRSYFMECLVDARMLDHLTKKDLRVHLKMVDSFHRTSLQYGIMCLKKLNYDRKELERRREHSQHEIRDVLVWSNERVIRWVQSVGLRDYANILLESGVHGALVALDDNFDYSSLGLLLQIPTQNTQARQILEREYNNLLALGTDRRLDECDDKDFRGPSWRRQFPPRDIHGISMMPGSAETLPAGFRLTTTSGHSRRLPPEVGPSAVQRLDSSSVRTYSC from the exons GAGTTCGCCGCCCTCACCAAGGAGCTGAACGCCTGccgggagcagctgctggagaaggaggaggagatctcGGAGCTGAAAGCCGAGAGGAACAACACCAGG CTCCTGCTCGAGCATCTGGAGTGCCTGGTGTCCCGACACGAGCGCTCGCTCCGCATGACCGTGGTCAAGCGCCAGGCTCAGTCTCCCTCGGGGGTCTCCAGCGAAGTCGAGGTCCTCAAAGCGCTCAAGTCCTTGTTTGAACACCACAAAGCCCTCGATGAGAAG gTGAGGGAGAGGCTCCGGGTGTCTCTGGAGAGGGTGTCtgcgctggaggaggagcttaCTGCTGCCAATCAGGAG ATTGTGGCCTTACGGGAGCAAAATGCGCACCTTCAGAGGAAAGTGGCgtcaggagagggagaagacgaCCTGCTGGAGGGCGAAGCTCAACAGAAGATCCACGGCAAG CGCCTGTCCAACGGCTCGCTGGAACCGTCCCACGAGGCGAGCcaggtggtggagctgcaggacctgctggagaAGCAGAACTACGAACTGGCCCAGATGAAGGAGCGCAtgtcctcgctctcctcccgCGTCTCCGAGGTGGAGCAAGAGCTGGAGACGGCCCGCAAGGACCTCATCAAGTCGGAGGAGATGAACAACAAGTACCAGAGGGACATCAAAGAG GCCATGTGTCAgaaggaggacatggaggaacGCATCGTCACCTTGGAGAAACGCTACCTGAGCGCCCAGCGGGAGTCCACCACGGTGCACGACATCAACGACAAACTGGAGAACGAGTTGGCCAATAAGGAGGCCTTCCTCAGACAG atggaggagaagaaccggcagctgcaggagaggctgGAGCTGGCCGAGcagaagctccagcagaccaTGAGGAAGGCCGAGACGCTGCCGGAGGTGGAGGCCGAGCTGGCCCAGAGGATAGCGGCGCTCACCAAG tctgactccagctcctcttcctcccccgaTGATTATCACTTTGTTATGGAAGCTAAGCTCCAAGACATGAACTCCATTCTTAGGAAG GCGGAGGAGCGTCACGGGAGCATAGAGGAGCGGATGAGGCACTTGGAGtgccagctggaggagaagaaccaggagctgctgagg GCCCgacagagggagaagatgaaCGAGGAGCACAATAAGAGACTCTCGGACACGGTGGACCGGCTCCTCACAGAGTCCAACGAACGGCTCCAGCTGCACCTCAAGGAGAGAATGGCCGCTCTGGAAGAGAAG aacctgctgatccaAGACTCGGAAGGTTACAGGAAACAGTACGAAGAGTCCATCCATGAAAAA TCGCAGCTGGCCGAAGAGATCGAGAAGCTGAGGTCGGAGCTGGACCAGTTCAGGCTGAGGGCAGGCTCCCTCACGGACCCCACCCTGTCACG ctctcatctggacaCTTCGGGTGACCTCCGATTCTCTCTGGGATCTCTGGCAGAGACCCAGTCGGACCACTACCGCTCAGCCAAAGTCATCCGGCGGCCGAGGAGAGGCCGGATGGGTCTGCGTGATGCCAAG GCGAAATCTCTGGGGGAGCAGGAGTGGCGCTCGCAGCAGCTGGGGGTTCTGGGAGGCCACTTCGAGAGCGACACGGAAATGTCGGACATCGACGACGACGACAGGGAAACGTTGTTCAGCTCCATGGACCTGCTGTCGCCCAGCGGACACTCGGACGCCCAGACTCTGGCCAtgatgctgcaggagcagctggacgcCATCAACAAGGAGATCCG GCTGatccaggaggagaaggagtcGACGGAGCTCCGGGCAGAAGAGATTGAAAACCGGGTGGCCAGCGTCAGCCTGGAGGGTCTCAACCTGGCCCGGATGCACCACCACGGAGCCTCCATCACCGCCTCGGCCACTGCGTCCTCCCTGGCCTCGTCCTCCCCGCCCAGCGGACACTCCACCCCAAAGCTGGACCCTCGAAGCCCCGCCCGCGATATGGAGCGGATGGGGGTGATGACACTG CCAAGCGATCTGAGGAAACACCGGAGAAAG ATAGCGGCGGTGGACGAGGATGGTCGCGAGGACAAGGCCACCATCAAGTGCGAGACCTCCCCACCTCCGACGCCGCGCACCGTGCGGATGACGCACACGCTGCCCGCCTCCTCGCACAACGACGCAAGAGG GATGGGCGCCTCTCTGGAAGCAGAGGCGAGCACGCTGAGCAGCGTCGCCAGCAGCCAGGACTCCCTCCACAAACAGCCCAAGAAGAAGGGCATCAAATCCTCCATCGGGCGCCTTTTCGGGAAGAAAGAGAAGGGCAGGATGGCCCACCTGGCACACAGACACGTCATGCTGGATCCACAAG cGACCATGATGGACCTGGACGGGGCGGGCCAGGACATGGGGGTGAGCAAGCTGGGAACTCAGGCCGAGAAGGACCGCAGGTTGAAAAAGAA CGG acacgagctgctggaggaggccaggAGAAAAGGTTTACCCTTCGCCCAGTGGGACGGCCCCACTGTGGTGGCCTGGCTGGAG CTGTGGTTAGGAATGCCAGCGTGGTACGTGGCAGCGTGCCGTGCCAACGTGAAGAGCGGAGCCATCATGTCTGCCCTTTCGGACACAGAGATCCAGAGGGAGATCGGCATCAGTAACCCTTTGCACCGGCTCAAGCTTCGCCTCGCCATCCAGGAAATGGTCTCGCTCACCAGCCCctcagccccgcccacctccagAACC CCGTCAGGCAACGTTTGGGTGACCCACGAGGAGATGGAGACCATGGCAGCCCCGTCCAAAACG AAATCCCAGTCTGAAGAGGGCAGCTGGGCTCAG actctgGCCTACGGCGACATGAACCACGAGTGGATCGGGAACGAATGGCTGCCCAGTCTCGGACTACCTCAGTACCGCAGCTACTTCATGGAGTGCCTGGTGGACGCACGCATGCTGGACCACCTCACCAAGAAGGACCTGAGGGTGCACCTCAAAATGGTGGACAGCTTCCACAG AACCAGTTTACAGTACGGAATCATGTGTCTGAAGAAGCTCAACTACGacaggaaggagctggagcGCCGCAGAGAGCACAGCCAGCACGAGATCAGAG ATGTGCTGGTGTGGAGCAACGAGCGGGTCATCCGGTGGGTCCAGAGCGTAGGCCTGAGGGACTACGCCAACATCCTCCTGGAGAGCGGCGTGCACGGCGCTCTGGTCGCCCTGGATGACAACTTCGACTACAGCAGTCTGGGGCTGCTCCTCCAGATCCCCACGCAAAACACTCAG GCACGTCAGATTCTGGAGCGGGAGTACAATAACCTGCTGGCCCTGGGCACCGACAGGAGGCTGGACGAG TGCGATGACAAAGACTTCAGAGGTCCGTCCTGGCGGCGGCAGTTCCCCCCCCGAGACATTCACGGTATAAGTATGATGCCCGGCTCGGCGGAGACGCTCCCCGCCGGATTCCGTCTCACCACGACGTCCGGACACTCCCGAAGGCTGCCCCCCGAAG TCGGACCCTCCGCGGTGCAGCGGCTGGACAGCTCCTCGGTGAGAACCTattcctgctga
- the ppfia2 gene encoding liprin-alpha-2 isoform X6 — MMCEVMPTISEDTALSQRGSQSSASDPDSHFEQLMVNMLDERDRLLDTLRETQESLSLAQQHLQDVIYDRDSLQRQLSSALPQEFAALTKELNACREQLLEKEEEISELKAERNNTRLLLEHLECLVSRHERSLRMTVVKRQAQSPSGVSSEVEVLKALKSLFEHHKALDEKVRERLRVSLERVSALEEELTAANQEIVALREQNAHLQRKVASGEGEDDLLEGEAQQKIHGKRLSNGSLEPSHEASQVVELQDLLEKQNYELAQMKERMSSLSSRVSEVEQELETARKDLIKSEEMNNKYQRDIKEAMCQKEDMEERIVTLEKRYLSAQRESTTVHDINDKLENELANKEAFLRQMEEKNRQLQERLELAEQKLQQTMRKAETLPEVEAELAQRIAALTKSDSSSSSSPDDYHFVMEAKLQDMNSILRKAEERHGSIEERMRHLECQLEEKNQELLRARQREKMNEEHNKRLSDTVDRLLTESNERLQLHLKERMAALEEKNLLIQDSEGYRKQYEESIHEKSQLAEEIEKLRSELDQFRLRAGSLTDPTLSRSHLDTSGDLRFSLGSLAETQSDHYRSAKVIRRPRRGRMGLRDAKAKSLGEQEWRSQQLGVLGGHFESDTEMSDIDDDDRETLFSSMDLLSPSGHSDAQTLAMMLQEQLDAINKEIRLIQEEKESTELRAEEIENRVASVSLEGLNLARMHHHGASITASATASSLASSSPPSGHSTPKLDPRSPARDMERMGVMTLPSDLRKHRRKIAAVDEDGREDKATIKCETSPPPTPRTVRMTHTLPASSHNDARGMGASLEAEASTLSSVASSQDSLHKQPKKKGIKSSIGRLFGKKEKGRMAHLAHRHVMLDPQATMMDLDGAGQDMGVSKLGTQAEKDRRLKKNGHELLEEARRKGLPFAQWDGPTVVAWLELWLGMPAWYVAACRANVKSGAIMSALSDTEIQREIGISNPLHRLKLRLAIQEMVSLTSPSAPPTSRTPSGNVWVTHEEMETMAAPSKTKSQSEEGSWAQTLAYGDMNHEWIGNEWLPSLGLPQYRSYFMECLVDARMLDHLTKKDLRVHLKMVDSFHRTSLQYGIMCLKKLNYDRKELERRREHSQHEIRDVLVWSNERVIRWVQSVGLRDYANILLESGVHGALVALDDNFDYSSLGLLLQIPTQNTQARQILEREYNNLLALGTDRRLDECDDKDFRGPSWRRQFPPRDIHGISMMPGSAETLPAGFRLTTTSGHSRRLPPEVGPSAVQRLDSSSLQF; from the exons GAGTTCGCCGCCCTCACCAAGGAGCTGAACGCCTGccgggagcagctgctggagaaggaggaggagatctcGGAGCTGAAAGCCGAGAGGAACAACACCAGG CTCCTGCTCGAGCATCTGGAGTGCCTGGTGTCCCGACACGAGCGCTCGCTCCGCATGACCGTGGTCAAGCGCCAGGCTCAGTCTCCCTCGGGGGTCTCCAGCGAAGTCGAGGTCCTCAAAGCGCTCAAGTCCTTGTTTGAACACCACAAAGCCCTCGATGAGAAG gTGAGGGAGAGGCTCCGGGTGTCTCTGGAGAGGGTGTCtgcgctggaggaggagcttaCTGCTGCCAATCAGGAG ATTGTGGCCTTACGGGAGCAAAATGCGCACCTTCAGAGGAAAGTGGCgtcaggagagggagaagacgaCCTGCTGGAGGGCGAAGCTCAACAGAAGATCCACGGCAAG CGCCTGTCCAACGGCTCGCTGGAACCGTCCCACGAGGCGAGCcaggtggtggagctgcaggacctgctggagaAGCAGAACTACGAACTGGCCCAGATGAAGGAGCGCAtgtcctcgctctcctcccgCGTCTCCGAGGTGGAGCAAGAGCTGGAGACGGCCCGCAAGGACCTCATCAAGTCGGAGGAGATGAACAACAAGTACCAGAGGGACATCAAAGAG GCCATGTGTCAgaaggaggacatggaggaacGCATCGTCACCTTGGAGAAACGCTACCTGAGCGCCCAGCGGGAGTCCACCACGGTGCACGACATCAACGACAAACTGGAGAACGAGTTGGCCAATAAGGAGGCCTTCCTCAGACAG atggaggagaagaaccggcagctgcaggagaggctgGAGCTGGCCGAGcagaagctccagcagaccaTGAGGAAGGCCGAGACGCTGCCGGAGGTGGAGGCCGAGCTGGCCCAGAGGATAGCGGCGCTCACCAAG tctgactccagctcctcttcctcccccgaTGATTATCACTTTGTTATGGAAGCTAAGCTCCAAGACATGAACTCCATTCTTAGGAAG GCGGAGGAGCGTCACGGGAGCATAGAGGAGCGGATGAGGCACTTGGAGtgccagctggaggagaagaaccaggagctgctgagg GCCCgacagagggagaagatgaaCGAGGAGCACAATAAGAGACTCTCGGACACGGTGGACCGGCTCCTCACAGAGTCCAACGAACGGCTCCAGCTGCACCTCAAGGAGAGAATGGCCGCTCTGGAAGAGAAG aacctgctgatccaAGACTCGGAAGGTTACAGGAAACAGTACGAAGAGTCCATCCATGAAAAA TCGCAGCTGGCCGAAGAGATCGAGAAGCTGAGGTCGGAGCTGGACCAGTTCAGGCTGAGGGCAGGCTCCCTCACGGACCCCACCCTGTCACG ctctcatctggacaCTTCGGGTGACCTCCGATTCTCTCTGGGATCTCTGGCAGAGACCCAGTCGGACCACTACCGCTCAGCCAAAGTCATCCGGCGGCCGAGGAGAGGCCGGATGGGTCTGCGTGATGCCAAG GCGAAATCTCTGGGGGAGCAGGAGTGGCGCTCGCAGCAGCTGGGGGTTCTGGGAGGCCACTTCGAGAGCGACACGGAAATGTCGGACATCGACGACGACGACAGGGAAACGTTGTTCAGCTCCATGGACCTGCTGTCGCCCAGCGGACACTCGGACGCCCAGACTCTGGCCAtgatgctgcaggagcagctggacgcCATCAACAAGGAGATCCG GCTGatccaggaggagaaggagtcGACGGAGCTCCGGGCAGAAGAGATTGAAAACCGGGTGGCCAGCGTCAGCCTGGAGGGTCTCAACCTGGCCCGGATGCACCACCACGGAGCCTCCATCACCGCCTCGGCCACTGCGTCCTCCCTGGCCTCGTCCTCCCCGCCCAGCGGACACTCCACCCCAAAGCTGGACCCTCGAAGCCCCGCCCGCGATATGGAGCGGATGGGGGTGATGACACTG CCAAGCGATCTGAGGAAACACCGGAGAAAG ATAGCGGCGGTGGACGAGGATGGTCGCGAGGACAAGGCCACCATCAAGTGCGAGACCTCCCCACCTCCGACGCCGCGCACCGTGCGGATGACGCACACGCTGCCCGCCTCCTCGCACAACGACGCAAGAGG GATGGGCGCCTCTCTGGAAGCAGAGGCGAGCACGCTGAGCAGCGTCGCCAGCAGCCAGGACTCCCTCCACAAACAGCCCAAGAAGAAGGGCATCAAATCCTCCATCGGGCGCCTTTTCGGGAAGAAAGAGAAGGGCAGGATGGCCCACCTGGCACACAGACACGTCATGCTGGATCCACAAG cGACCATGATGGACCTGGACGGGGCGGGCCAGGACATGGGGGTGAGCAAGCTGGGAACTCAGGCCGAGAAGGACCGCAGGTTGAAAAAGAA CGG acacgagctgctggaggaggccaggAGAAAAGGTTTACCCTTCGCCCAGTGGGACGGCCCCACTGTGGTGGCCTGGCTGGAG CTGTGGTTAGGAATGCCAGCGTGGTACGTGGCAGCGTGCCGTGCCAACGTGAAGAGCGGAGCCATCATGTCTGCCCTTTCGGACACAGAGATCCAGAGGGAGATCGGCATCAGTAACCCTTTGCACCGGCTCAAGCTTCGCCTCGCCATCCAGGAAATGGTCTCGCTCACCAGCCCctcagccccgcccacctccagAACC CCGTCAGGCAACGTTTGGGTGACCCACGAGGAGATGGAGACCATGGCAGCCCCGTCCAAAACG AAATCCCAGTCTGAAGAGGGCAGCTGGGCTCAG actctgGCCTACGGCGACATGAACCACGAGTGGATCGGGAACGAATGGCTGCCCAGTCTCGGACTACCTCAGTACCGCAGCTACTTCATGGAGTGCCTGGTGGACGCACGCATGCTGGACCACCTCACCAAGAAGGACCTGAGGGTGCACCTCAAAATGGTGGACAGCTTCCACAG AACCAGTTTACAGTACGGAATCATGTGTCTGAAGAAGCTCAACTACGacaggaaggagctggagcGCCGCAGAGAGCACAGCCAGCACGAGATCAGAG ATGTGCTGGTGTGGAGCAACGAGCGGGTCATCCGGTGGGTCCAGAGCGTAGGCCTGAGGGACTACGCCAACATCCTCCTGGAGAGCGGCGTGCACGGCGCTCTGGTCGCCCTGGATGACAACTTCGACTACAGCAGTCTGGGGCTGCTCCTCCAGATCCCCACGCAAAACACTCAG GCACGTCAGATTCTGGAGCGGGAGTACAATAACCTGCTGGCCCTGGGCACCGACAGGAGGCTGGACGAG TGCGATGACAAAGACTTCAGAGGTCCGTCCTGGCGGCGGCAGTTCCCCCCCCGAGACATTCACGGTATAAGTATGATGCCCGGCTCGGCGGAGACGCTCCCCGCCGGATTCCGTCTCACCACGACGTCCGGACACTCCCGAAGGCTGCCCCCCGAAG TCGGACCCTCCGCGGTGCAGCGGCTGGACAGCTCCTCG CTGCAGTTCTGA
- the ppfia2 gene encoding liprin-alpha-2 isoform X2 — translation MMCEVMPTISEDTALSQRGSQSSASDPDSHFEQLMVNMLDERDRLLDTLRETQESLSLAQQHLQDVIYDRDSLQRQLSSALPQEFAALTKELNACREQLLEKEEEISELKAERNNTRLLLEHLECLVSRHERSLRMTVVKRQAQSPSGVSSEVEVLKALKSLFEHHKALDEKVRERLRVSLERVSALEEELTAANQEIVALREQNAHLQRKVASGEGEDDLLEGEAQQKIHGKRLSNGSLEPSHEASQVVELQDLLEKQNYELAQMKERMSSLSSRVSEVEQELETARKDLIKSEEMNNKYQRDIKEAMCQKEDMEERIVTLEKRYLSAQRESTTVHDINDKLENELANKEAFLRQMEEKNRQLQERLELAEQKLQQTMRKAETLPEVEAELAQRIAALTKSDSSSSSSPDDYHFVMEAKLQDMNSILRKAEERHGSIEERMRHLECQLEEKNQELLRARQREKMNEEHNKRLSDTVDRLLTESNERLQLHLKERMAALEEKNLLIQDSEGYRKQYEESIHEKSQLAEEIEKLRSELDQFRLRAGSLTDPTLSRSHLDTSGDLRFSLGSLAETQSDHYRSAKVIRRPRRGRMGLRDAKAKSLGEQEWRSQQLGVLGGHFESDTEMSDIDDDDRETLFSSMDLLSPSGHSDAQTLAMMLQEQLDAINKEIRLIQEEKESTELRAEEIENRVASVSLEGLNLARMHHHGASITASATASSLASSSPPSGHSTPKLDPRSPARDMERMGVMTLPSDLRKHRRKIAAVDEDGREDKATIKCETSPPPTPRTVRMTHTLPASSHNDARGMGASLEAEASTLSSVASSQDSLHKQPKKKGIKSSIGRLFGKKEKGRMAHLAHRHVMLDPQATMMDLDGAGQDMGVSKLGTQAEKDRRLKKKHELLEEARRKGLPFAQWDGPTVVAWLELWLGMPAWYVAACRANVKSGAIMSALSDTEIQREIGISNPLHRLKLRLAIQEMVSLTSPSAPPTSRTPSGNVWVTHEEMETMAAPSKTKSQSEEGSWAQTLAYGDMNHEWIGNEWLPSLGLPQYRSYFMECLVDARMLDHLTKKDLRVHLKMVDSFHRTSLQYGIMCLKKLNYDRKELERRREHSQHEIRDVLVWSNERVIRWVQSVGLRDYANILLESGVHGALVALDDNFDYSSLGLLLQIPTQNTQARQILEREYNNLLALGTDRRLDECDDKDFRGPSWRRQFPPRDIHGISMMPGSAETLPAGFRLTTTSGHSRRLPPEVLYEALDDSPDDMYLDWFQVGPSAVQRLDSSSVRTYSC, via the exons GAGTTCGCCGCCCTCACCAAGGAGCTGAACGCCTGccgggagcagctgctggagaaggaggaggagatctcGGAGCTGAAAGCCGAGAGGAACAACACCAGG CTCCTGCTCGAGCATCTGGAGTGCCTGGTGTCCCGACACGAGCGCTCGCTCCGCATGACCGTGGTCAAGCGCCAGGCTCAGTCTCCCTCGGGGGTCTCCAGCGAAGTCGAGGTCCTCAAAGCGCTCAAGTCCTTGTTTGAACACCACAAAGCCCTCGATGAGAAG gTGAGGGAGAGGCTCCGGGTGTCTCTGGAGAGGGTGTCtgcgctggaggaggagcttaCTGCTGCCAATCAGGAG ATTGTGGCCTTACGGGAGCAAAATGCGCACCTTCAGAGGAAAGTGGCgtcaggagagggagaagacgaCCTGCTGGAGGGCGAAGCTCAACAGAAGATCCACGGCAAG CGCCTGTCCAACGGCTCGCTGGAACCGTCCCACGAGGCGAGCcaggtggtggagctgcaggacctgctggagaAGCAGAACTACGAACTGGCCCAGATGAAGGAGCGCAtgtcctcgctctcctcccgCGTCTCCGAGGTGGAGCAAGAGCTGGAGACGGCCCGCAAGGACCTCATCAAGTCGGAGGAGATGAACAACAAGTACCAGAGGGACATCAAAGAG GCCATGTGTCAgaaggaggacatggaggaacGCATCGTCACCTTGGAGAAACGCTACCTGAGCGCCCAGCGGGAGTCCACCACGGTGCACGACATCAACGACAAACTGGAGAACGAGTTGGCCAATAAGGAGGCCTTCCTCAGACAG atggaggagaagaaccggcagctgcaggagaggctgGAGCTGGCCGAGcagaagctccagcagaccaTGAGGAAGGCCGAGACGCTGCCGGAGGTGGAGGCCGAGCTGGCCCAGAGGATAGCGGCGCTCACCAAG tctgactccagctcctcttcctcccccgaTGATTATCACTTTGTTATGGAAGCTAAGCTCCAAGACATGAACTCCATTCTTAGGAAG GCGGAGGAGCGTCACGGGAGCATAGAGGAGCGGATGAGGCACTTGGAGtgccagctggaggagaagaaccaggagctgctgagg GCCCgacagagggagaagatgaaCGAGGAGCACAATAAGAGACTCTCGGACACGGTGGACCGGCTCCTCACAGAGTCCAACGAACGGCTCCAGCTGCACCTCAAGGAGAGAATGGCCGCTCTGGAAGAGAAG aacctgctgatccaAGACTCGGAAGGTTACAGGAAACAGTACGAAGAGTCCATCCATGAAAAA TCGCAGCTGGCCGAAGAGATCGAGAAGCTGAGGTCGGAGCTGGACCAGTTCAGGCTGAGGGCAGGCTCCCTCACGGACCCCACCCTGTCACG ctctcatctggacaCTTCGGGTGACCTCCGATTCTCTCTGGGATCTCTGGCAGAGACCCAGTCGGACCACTACCGCTCAGCCAAAGTCATCCGGCGGCCGAGGAGAGGCCGGATGGGTCTGCGTGATGCCAAG GCGAAATCTCTGGGGGAGCAGGAGTGGCGCTCGCAGCAGCTGGGGGTTCTGGGAGGCCACTTCGAGAGCGACACGGAAATGTCGGACATCGACGACGACGACAGGGAAACGTTGTTCAGCTCCATGGACCTGCTGTCGCCCAGCGGACACTCGGACGCCCAGACTCTGGCCAtgatgctgcaggagcagctggacgcCATCAACAAGGAGATCCG GCTGatccaggaggagaaggagtcGACGGAGCTCCGGGCAGAAGAGATTGAAAACCGGGTGGCCAGCGTCAGCCTGGAGGGTCTCAACCTGGCCCGGATGCACCACCACGGAGCCTCCATCACCGCCTCGGCCACTGCGTCCTCCCTGGCCTCGTCCTCCCCGCCCAGCGGACACTCCACCCCAAAGCTGGACCCTCGAAGCCCCGCCCGCGATATGGAGCGGATGGGGGTGATGACACTG CCAAGCGATCTGAGGAAACACCGGAGAAAG ATAGCGGCGGTGGACGAGGATGGTCGCGAGGACAAGGCCACCATCAAGTGCGAGACCTCCCCACCTCCGACGCCGCGCACCGTGCGGATGACGCACACGCTGCCCGCCTCCTCGCACAACGACGCAAGAGG GATGGGCGCCTCTCTGGAAGCAGAGGCGAGCACGCTGAGCAGCGTCGCCAGCAGCCAGGACTCCCTCCACAAACAGCCCAAGAAGAAGGGCATCAAATCCTCCATCGGGCGCCTTTTCGGGAAGAAAGAGAAGGGCAGGATGGCCCACCTGGCACACAGACACGTCATGCTGGATCCACAAG cGACCATGATGGACCTGGACGGGGCGGGCCAGGACATGGGGGTGAGCAAGCTGGGAACTCAGGCCGAGAAGGACCGCAGGTTGAAAAAGAA acacgagctgctggaggaggccaggAGAAAAGGTTTACCCTTCGCCCAGTGGGACGGCCCCACTGTGGTGGCCTGGCTGGAG CTGTGGTTAGGAATGCCAGCGTGGTACGTGGCAGCGTGCCGTGCCAACGTGAAGAGCGGAGCCATCATGTCTGCCCTTTCGGACACAGAGATCCAGAGGGAGATCGGCATCAGTAACCCTTTGCACCGGCTCAAGCTTCGCCTCGCCATCCAGGAAATGGTCTCGCTCACCAGCCCctcagccccgcccacctccagAACC CCGTCAGGCAACGTTTGGGTGACCCACGAGGAGATGGAGACCATGGCAGCCCCGTCCAAAACG AAATCCCAGTCTGAAGAGGGCAGCTGGGCTCAG actctgGCCTACGGCGACATGAACCACGAGTGGATCGGGAACGAATGGCTGCCCAGTCTCGGACTACCTCAGTACCGCAGCTACTTCATGGAGTGCCTGGTGGACGCACGCATGCTGGACCACCTCACCAAGAAGGACCTGAGGGTGCACCTCAAAATGGTGGACAGCTTCCACAG AACCAGTTTACAGTACGGAATCATGTGTCTGAAGAAGCTCAACTACGacaggaaggagctggagcGCCGCAGAGAGCACAGCCAGCACGAGATCAGAG ATGTGCTGGTGTGGAGCAACGAGCGGGTCATCCGGTGGGTCCAGAGCGTAGGCCTGAGGGACTACGCCAACATCCTCCTGGAGAGCGGCGTGCACGGCGCTCTGGTCGCCCTGGATGACAACTTCGACTACAGCAGTCTGGGGCTGCTCCTCCAGATCCCCACGCAAAACACTCAG GCACGTCAGATTCTGGAGCGGGAGTACAATAACCTGCTGGCCCTGGGCACCGACAGGAGGCTGGACGAG TGCGATGACAAAGACTTCAGAGGTCCGTCCTGGCGGCGGCAGTTCCCCCCCCGAGACATTCACGGTATAAGTATGATGCCCGGCTCGGCGGAGACGCTCCCCGCCGGATTCCGTCTCACCACGACGTCCGGACACTCCCGAAGGCTGCCCCCCGAAG TCCTGTATGAGGCCCTGGACGACAGTCCTGACGACATGTATTTGGACTGGTTTCAAG TCGGACCCTCCGCGGTGCAGCGGCTGGACAGCTCCTCGGTGAGAACCTattcctgctga